TGatcaatcttttatttttattacttactGGATTCCTTAAAATTAGCCTTTTTGTCAGTATTGCTTTTGTCATTGGATATTACAGAGTTCTCATCTTCAATTGAACATACTCTATATTCATCTTTTTTAACAGCATTACACTGTTCTACACCACTATTGGTTTGCTCCCttagcattatgatttaacataataattaattctagaAGAGATGGCTCAGATatatagcaaataattttatttgttactaACCTTGTTAATTCTTCCATAATTTGGTCACAAAGAACATCTTCTATAAGTTGATCAGAATTTGTATATGGTGTCCCTATTTCCTCCATTCGTTTTTTTAATGCCCTCTTTATTCTGCCCACATGCAATCCAATTTCTAAAGCTTCCTGGGAGAAGATAATGTCCatgattatattaaatgtattttagaaataatcaaataaatatatgaactaTTACCATTGCTGGTGGACTCTCTAGTAACTTTTTTAATGTTGCTTCAGTAATTTCTAATGAAGGTACAGTAGTAGATGGTGTCTCAGCTATATCTGTGCTTTCATCTTCTGTTACACCTTCAAAAATCTATACGGATATAAAGTAACTTCAAACTTTTACAAAacatatgatataaatatagttgtataatatttactgATTGATCCAAAGGTGGTCTGTTGTTAATGCACTGTTTGATAAATTCTTGCCCTCTTACAAGATTCACAAATTCGCATTTAGGAAACCATCTTGCATGTTCAGTCCATGCATCATCTGTTGCTTCCCAATTTCGTAAACCACCATCACAGTGAAAACATCTAACATGGTCACCAAAccctattataatattttcatactattagtttagtattatttagtattataatatctttgttctatataatttataccatCATAATAAAATCCAGCACTAGCTAATATTTCAGGAGTTTGCTTAATATTTTCTGGCCAGCCATTAAAGGTTCGTAATCTTCCTTCGTATGTTGCACAATCTGGTTTTTTAGGAGTTGTGTGTATTTGTATTCCTAAGTCTGAGAGATTTGATGTTGCACCAGgcattaattttacattagttaaatataaattatctaatgaaagaaaaattgaaataaaataatttctgtacagaaaaagaaaaagctttTTTAGCGTACAAATACCATCTTTATCTTGATGAACATAGAAGTTACAATTAGGGAAATATTCTCTATGTTTTCTCTCTGGATCATCACCAAGTTTCCACTTTCTTAGAATACCTCCACAATATGTACATTGTACCTATAAAAGGTAtgattatatacattatataaatatgtattatgtaaaatttatattttttaaatgtattattacttCATCATCATGttgaagataataaaatcCAGCTTTAGCAAGTTTTTCAGGCGATACAATAGAAGAAATTGGCCAATTAGTAAAGGATTGTAATCTTTGTGACATAACCCTACATTCTTTTTGAGGTTCTTTATTCTGATAAAGGTTTATAGATTGACATTCAACTATGTTATTGCCCTGTGATGTTTCTGTTGATGATGATGCTAATCCAAGATTATTAATAGGTATTGGTATCAGAGGGACATTACAAGTACTAGAAGGATTTTGAACAAAAGGACAATTAGGTTCGGCTAATCGATGGCGCACTATAGCTTGATCACCATAATTCCAATCAGAAATTTTTACTCCACATAGAAAACATTGTACTTCTAAGGCATGTCCAGTGTAGTAAAATCCGGCTTTTGCTATTCGAGCAGCATCAACTGTGGCATTTACTGGCCAATCCGTAAAAGTTCTTAGTCTACTTTCTTCAACATtcattttagaatttcatttacctTTATTTGAATGTTACAAACAGAAAAAATTAACCAATTTTAACAGAGTCGTATGTTCGATTTACAACGTAGAATAAATGACTATCGTATGTATTTTACGTTGGAAGCCTCATTATTATActgatattgtatttatactgAGACATACtgatttgatataataatcATCTACATATCACGTCATAATATGTAGACTAATAACGAAGCagggaaatataattaaaaggtTACATTTCTACGCGTGCGCGATATTTCAGGACCGTCTTTATTAGGGTGCCTGTATTTTGTTTagacttttattaatatacactcataatgcaaattataaaatttatcaatttatacaaataaaagtttatatttacaataaataaaaatttaaataagttatatatatgtaactattttggttataattattataatacaaaaaatccaCGGACTTATAAACAAGTCTCGATACTCGTTAGAGAAAACCGTCCGAAAATTAAAtcgtgaaaaatgaatatggAAGACAACATAGTTCTCGTTCTGCGACACGCAGCATAAGTAGAGTGTTTCTTTCTATCTCTGTCTGAAATATTCATAGCAGGTAACGCGTCACGATGCGCAGGACATAAATCTCCTGAACGTGAACGCTTGTGTGAACAGTAACAATTGTTTCCTATCtctatttcttaaaataatctgataatataaattattcgttcccttattatttttataattaatttgttattatttacgCAAGCATTGCCAGCTGCCTCGCGCAGGCCGGATTGAAAAAGTTAACCCAAATTCAAACCCAATATGTACATTGATATTCTgctttaattgaattataacaAACATTTCTTACAGCCTTGCATATGCAGTTGTGCATGGGGCTTTAAGTACGTCCACCTTcattcatatattattattattttatttagtccgtgcctctcggctttggacgaactttcagctttctttacagctctttattgcactaatcgcATTCTTACCTCTAATCTAACACTAATGCTTATGATCTATTTCAACTTATGCCTACGaattattgcaacttaagcctacacactattgccacttANNNNNNNNNNNNNNNNNNNNNNNTCTCaggtccattagtccttccccagtcccattcaatattttttccatttcctttgctcctcctgttatttcacattcttctagtacatgtctcaggtcctcttcttcccatccacataatctgcaccttctttcttcctcctctttccaatgttctttcgctttggtctcgtttccacacctgaatctggctatgattattctgtccttccacttcatcctcccttccaagtactttggcatctcatctttggttatgttcctgtagtacCTGTTGTacttggattcccttatctttttcctcctctcttctgtttctctcttccttctttcttctacaatttggtctCCAGTCCAACTTACTTGCTCCCCTCCTGCTTCCCTTTGTGTCTCTCCGTttctcacctcttctagttccttctttctctttcttgctcttttcccttcctgtcTATTTCCCCagttcctctctctctcctttatacactcttttaccagctccttttccgattctagagttctttcctcgtaccttactgctctttttaacgcttttaccttgatttcctctatcttgcattcttctgtcagtatgtagtttggtgttgtcctgtctaaacctaagatccattTTACGTACCCTCTTTTTACCCTATCCAGCGattcttccatgttccaaTCCCATACCTCTGCtctttattcatatattattatatatacacaaaataGGTAACCAATACTAACGCGTATGCTGTTACGGACGTACAATTCCAGACACAATTCACTGTAGTGATATCTACATagttttttttacaaatatttcgttaacAATGACTGACTAATAGTTACATGTTCAGGAAAAGTTTCTGAAAATGTTGATTTCTACAACATATCGAGAAATCGTCGAAATCGGTGAGGAAGTAAATTTTCTAcagttatatcataatttttgatatatatatttttaaataagaattattacactatttgattataatacatatgttttattattctttactttattatcTATATCTTAATATGCttaaattatgtacatataatttacaaaaatttattttataaaaaattcgttttttttagtttagtagatcgtacgtaattcgataaaacgttGTGCGTTTATTATtccctcataaaacgaaagaaacttttcggacaatccaatagttttaaaataaaactaaatgaTGTCGTTATAGTTAGTGCAACTAGAACCTTTATAGGATCATTTCTTGAAAGATTATTAAGTTTAGCTGCACCAAAACTTAGGGCCATAAAATGGGTAGCTTTTGCTCGTGTTTAtccattaataaatttacacaaAATAGCTCGTCGAGAAGAAATCAATCATACGATATTGCaatgaatataataagaaGGGTTTCAACCTTATAAAATTCACTCAAGAACTTCAAATAATTATGCCACTCGACGAAATTTTTCCCGTTGGATGCTATATAAGTCGTAACGTGATCTACGCTTTTGAAACATATgttatttacaaatgaaaaCTGTTTCTCACGTAATATCATTCTCAATGAACAAAATGCCAGAATCTATATTCACAGAAATCTACATGCAATAGTTGAAACGGtaggaaatgaaaatgtttataGTTCCAATGAACAAATTACCTCCGctgaacaattaaaaaatccgATTCAATGTGGTTTTATCATACAAAGTCAATACGTAATCTCGAGGAGAAACTTGGTCGAAATGTAGAAATACGAGTTGGGGGCggtttaaatagaaaaaaagaagaaaggaagaaagaaagaaaggaaggaagaacaAATATAGGATATATAATCGTGGATATGGGTTATTTATGCGCAACGATAGATGCTATTTTACCTGCATCTAATCGCAGAATGTAAgcacattataaataaagtaagttcaaaaattaatggaactttaacattttcttccaAGAGAACGGTTGAGTTGCGATCCATGGTTCCTTAACCCTTTGCGGACGAGGCCAAGCTGTTGCCGCGATAGTCATTTAAAATTGCCAGCGCATATTTCTGCTTAGACGCGATTTTCGTTCATAGCACTCCAAGATGTCAAATTCTAGCCATATGTACACGCACAGAATTTCCACTGGATAAGTAAAATGACACACATATCAGTCTTTtatatatacgcatatatGAGTCTTTCAGCTCTATCAGCTGTTTTCGCCAAACGTACGTATGAGTTACTCGACCAAATTGATGGTTTACGCAGAACGCATATATGCGGTGGTAGTCCGCAAAGGATTAAAGTTTTTTATCCTCGTGATGAGTAGAATATaaggtaataaaaatatgtctgaccttaaaattcaaagtcaTAGCCATTTTTGTACGAacttctttttacaaattttcactgATACAAAGATGTAGAATCATGCTATGGTGGTTTTTACACTTACTTTTTATACACTCTATACATTCAATTGAATACTATGTGATGAAGGCTCGTACAGTCATTGTAACAGGTTCTCTGCATACTGCACAAATCATCATGCCAGGAGCACATTTTACACAAGCAACTATATGTCCACATGGTAAAAATACCACTCCTAATTCTCCGTTATAACAGATTTTGCACATTCTTGCATCATCAGTAGGTTTGGTATTTtgtgtttttatatttgatgGATTTTCTGCTGGCTCGGATTCTAAACTTCTTTTTATGGGTTCTGTATTGCTGGCAATACCccaaatatcattattttgaGAACTTGATCCTGGATTGCTTTttgtctcttctttcctttctactTCTACACTCGCAGATTGTACTTTCTTAATAAAACTGGGTAGATTCATCTGCATTGTTTcctgaaataaatacaatatccATAAGTATGTAATGCagttattaattacttattatGCACATGgcataaaatatgcaattaaGGATATAGATTTGTGTACTTACTTCTTTAGAAGGTGCAGATATAAGCTGgcctgttattttatttacataatcttGCCCTTGtacgattaataaataacagcATTTAGAAAACAACTTTGCGTGTTGCTCCCAAGGGTCATCTTCTGGTTCCCAATCTTTTAAACCACCTCCACAGTGGTAACACAAGGTTTGGTCACCTTTCCCAGTATAAAAAAAGCCTGCATCGGCTAATTGTTCTTTTGTTTGTGGCATAGATTTAGGCCATGTTACAAATGTGCGTAACCTAGCATCATAACTAGCATATTCTGGATGTACTGGTTCCTTAGTCCTTCCCAGACCTAAACAGCCAAGTTTAGCTGTGTTCGCTAGTTGTAAttccattgaaaaattatggtCATCGGGACCAGATGTAGGTCGATATTCTAAACCATAAGGACCACATACATCTCTACTTCTTGGTCTTGGTGGTATCACCGTACCAGGATCTACTCCAATGGGTACATTACCACAGTTCAGTTTACGAATAAATCTACACCTTGCAGACCATCTCTGATGATCGACCATGGGTATATCACCTTCTACCCATTTACATATCTCAACTCTACATTCGAAACATTTCACTCTGTCGCTTTCACCGGTATAATAAAATCCTGCAGCTGCAAGCTTTTCAGGTTCAATGTATGTTACAGGCCAATTTTCAAAACTCTGAAGTCTTGCTGCTTCAAAATGGTAATCAATATTATCTGCTTCATCATGACATATATCAGGTGTTACATAAACTAATGGTGTTAAATGTGCATTTCCTGAAGATTTTAAGTTTGTATCATTTCCCAAGTGTTTGATTATACCaatcattttatttgaattattgttaaaaatatcttcaaacctattaaaaaaattgcaattgttatataaaatattaattctaaatagatttttattaaaatattattgacttgcaattattttttctactctaagtatttttcatagcatcaatttcattttattaataaaaataagtaaagttAACTtccaattatatataataaaattgtgcaACATATGGaatatgcatatttaaatgtatattgcGTTGAATGTACGAtcgtattatacatttatggaaCATACCATCCGCATTTGGCAAGGAAGTGGAAAGGGGAAGAATTCTAAACTCGATAGTGATTGCAATGCCGTTATGATTCGTGAATGACGGAGTATCAATTTTCGCAGTACATAACATTGAAATGACGCAGCCTACAAATCGCACACAAGTCTAAAGTTCCGagaactctctctctctctctatctctatttatctatctatctatctcatTCTTTCTCAATCCTTACAGTTTACACAGGCTCATGTTCTGTTCATCATATCATCACCGACATCACCCTGTGCAACGTTGCCACTTTTATGGCccgtatttcaatttctacttCTTTTGTTGCATTATACTATTGAATGTTCATGAGAACGAACTGTATTGAAAAGGCATAGCAACTgacattttacattatttaatgcTATAAATtcatgttataaaattttactaaactTATTGATCAATTACAAACGTCTAATCACTTCATCTTATTACAGACGGtggttatttattaaattttgattacaGAAAATTAAGAACCTTTcacataaaacgttaaaagacTGATTCTTAATCCAgtaataatactttaatacTATTATGTAAGGTTAGTTTATACAGATCACTAAACCGGTTTGTTAAATTGTATACTGGAAATCTGTAATGGActttttcctcttattttcAGAACACATACTCTTTTAATGTCAATGattgaaatatgtttataGAAGGTAAATATGACATAGCTTTTTTACGTGTTTCGGTCTACAAAAACAAGTTTCAAGGTACGGAATCCATTGGTTTGAGAGTTGTAAGTATATGAAGTTAAGCATCTTGACCGTATTTGACAGGTTACTTGGACGCCATATTGACTTCTAGCCACAATTTGTCTAGTGAATGGAGTTGCTGGCTGTAAATAAATTCACGTGGATGACAGCCATTTTGCGGCGGGATTTTAAATCGTGATtcaaattattacttattaatttGATATCAGATTAGATATGggtgatattttattcgccGACCGGTTATGACCATGAAGATATACAGATAGAGTGCGTGAGTGGGCTGAAAAAGTGATATaggaatagaaagagaagGCTGCTACAGACTCCTTGTGTCTTTGTTTAATCGTGCACATTCGTACAATAAATATGCAAGTATAACACCGATCAACGAGTGGTTTCAGCGTGCATGCCTGATTAGAGAAGGGCAAAAGAGGTCTCTATGCAgcgttctctttctattccCATATTTTTACAGACTTCTGTGCATATCCCATCCATTTACATGAAAACATATCCACCCGTACTCTATCTTTATATCTCTAATTTCCTGCGAACTTTAGTTCAATGCTCATCTGTGCGAACCAGTCATAAGATGGATAAAAGCCAATATGGCGTTGAAGTAATCTTTCAAATACGCCAAATCTGCTTGATTTTCTACATGCATAACTTTTTGAATAGATCTCGCACTTTAAAACTTGTTTTTTTAGGtcagaaattacaaaattgcaagGAAAGTCGATCATTTTGCGTCCTCTAAGGTAAAGATTGCGTTTATCACGTTTGAAAACGACGTAATCAAAGGTAGGAGAGGAAAAAGTGGGAAAACACAACGGAAGTTGGTGTGCAAGGAAGATAATTTTAACCAAACGTAATTCATTACTTCTTTacaataaaagttaaaaattgtttttttcaaACCTAGAGTGATTATacaaattactatatatttgtactatttagatgttatttgatatttgaaatgtttAATCGGAAGACAcaatttctgtataatttatgtaaattctataaatttgtgtaaattattaacaatttacaaacaatttaacaatttcaaaacatcgaaaaatgttatatttatatgattgtTAAAATAAGAATGCATTACAGAAATAACATACCAATATCAAATGTCACGTCCTGACTTCGTCGGTTTGCCAAATCTTTGAGAAACactattatgaatattatcatacaaaactcaatcatttattaaaatttgttccaAACTTGGTTCAGACACTAAACGAGGCACAAATTCTACTCCTACTGTCTACCGATCCTACTCAGACATCTAACTATAGGTGTTACGGATGCCACGCAGCACCGCGCGGAAGGTCTATATTTACCATCTGACGGTAAGATGTCGCTTGTGTACATTTAGTCTAAACGACAACGCATTTCCCATTGGTCATTTAACGCAACATTTAAATGGAGCGTCGAATCTCATCTTTCCTCGATTTATAATGTAGACATAAAATGATTATCGTATGTATTTTACGTTGAAAGCTTCATTGTTATTACAGAAATACTGATTTGATGTAATAAtcacgttatactatatagacCACGATCAATCCAATAAACAAATCTCGATCATGGATATATGCAAATATCCATAGTCTTGATATTCATATATTGAAAGCATAGAAGAGACCATCCGAAAATTTGGtcgtgaaaaatcaacatgaAGGACAAAAATGGGGGAGCGGAAGTTATTCGTTCTACTGATTCCTGTTTGTCTCGCAAGaacgaaaattttgatattttctatgtTAATTGTTTAGGACTCAATTTTCGAGCAGTTTTCCTTAGCCAGTGCTCAGATCTGTTTATATGATAGTAATGTAGATAAGCTAATACAAAGTAAGGAAATATGATAAGTAAAAGGTTGTTACATTCCTGCGCATGTGCAATATTTCAGGACCGTCTTTATTAGGGTGTCCGTATTTTGTACAaacttctaaaaatatatccataatacaaattaaagaaGTCACAAATctatacaaataaaagtttatatttatagtaaactcaaagtataaataaattatatatatgcaattaatttaattataattaatgaaatataaagaaaccATGGATCTGGATTCAAATATTACTACTTTTATGTAgtgattaatttgaatataagaTTAATCACTGAGAAGTCAAGATAGTTTAATCTTGTGTACCAGtttatgtagtataataatCGCAGATTGTTAAATTCTTTGTCACAATGTTGCTATTAAAGAACATAAACAAAGTAAGtcattcataaattatttattgtaaaataaaattaatttttgatatatatatttttaaataagaattaaacaagaattattgcactatttcattataatatatatgttttattattttttaattgtgtcttataaataataattgtatcttAATATGCTTAACTTATGTACATGTAATTtacaaaagtttattttatgaaaaattcttttttattgtttagcCTTTTTTTTGTTTAGATTCCTCTCATGACCTTACGTTCATATAGTTCTAAAGTAAAACTAAATGATGTCGTTATAGTTAGTGCGGCTAGAACACCTATGGGATCATTTCTTGGAGGATTATCAAGTTTAGCTGCACCAAAACTTGGAGCCATAactataaaagtaaatatcaattttatatttattgaagtGATAATGAATTGCTATAGACATATGTacaaaacataattataaattataacaggCAGCAATTGAACGTGCTGGAATTTCCAAAGACAAAGTTACAGAAGTATATATGGGAAATGTTTGTCAAGCTTCCTTAGGTCAAGCACCAGCAAGGCAAGCTACGCTGTTTGCAGGTTATTttgtactattattttatttgttctatattataataacaatatatatattgataaatttttaaatcaggTCTCCCTAAGTCGACAATATGCACAACAGTTAACAAAGTGTGTGCAAGTGGTATGAAAAGCATTATGCTTGCTTCTCAGTCATTACAATGCGGGCATCAAGAAATTGTTCTAGCTGGTGGTATGGAATCAATGTCTAATGTACCATTTTATCTACCACGAGGGGAAATTAAGTATGGTGGTATAAAACTTGAGGTATAATAAATGCTATATTTAATGTGTAAAAAGTAAATGTTTTTGTGCCTTTTTGAAAAaagttgtaatttattaatcttcaTGTtgattatttgtaatttaataggATGGTATTGTATTTGATGGTTTAACTGATGTTTATAATAAGTTTCATATGGGGAATTGTGCAGAAAATACTgccaaaaaattaaatattacgcgTGATGAACAAGATAGGTATGCTATTAATAGTTACAAACGTAGTGCTACAgcatatgcaaataaaatctttcaaGATGAACTTGTTCCTGTTCCTGTGCCTCAAAAAAGAGGCAATCCTGATATAGTATTtaacgaagacgaagaatataaaaaagttaattttgataaatttggtAAATTGAATACAGTTTTTCAGGTAcaagattaaattaattgaggattattaataaaaatttcaaataataatttgactTCATTTATTGCAGAAGGAAAATGGTACAGTAACTGCTGGAAATGCATCTACTTTAAATGATGGAGCTGCTGCATTGATCCTAACAACTACAGTGGTTGCgcaaaaaatgaatttgaaacCTTTAGCACGAGTTATTGCATTTCAAGATGCTGCAACTGATCCCATCGATTTTCCAACTGCACCATCTTTTGGTATATCTAAGGTAAACTTCTTACGACATATATAAcagaatgtttaataaaattttggtgatgtaaattattatatcatggCGATgatatatattgaattattgtaaaaaatgtataatatatggtACATTTAGCTGTTAGAAAAAACTGGACTTAATAAGAATGATATAGCTCTTTGGGAGATTAATGAAGCTTTTAGTGTTGTTGTAATAGCAAATCAAAAATTACTTGATCTGGATCCAAATACAGTAAATATTCATGGTGGTGCCGTGTCTCTTGGTCATCCTATTGGGTAAGTATTTGGTTATTTTTGTGAACATGAATAAAAACTTAAATtgcaaacattaaaaattttagtatGTCTGGAGCTCGTCTTGTAGTACATTTAGTACACGCTTTAAAAGCTGGAGAGAAGGGTATTGCATCTATCTGCAATGGAGGCGGTGGGGCCTCATCAatcttaattgaaaaattgtaagtTTATAATGGAAGAAGTTTCATATGCCTATGAAATGTGATGTAGAATTATGTGGTAATAGTTGTTTAATGTTATACAATACTTTATATAATGGttgtaaagaatatttttatttctttttattatgcacaaagatatacaatttttatatctgtacaatttattttttatatcatattgttacgataaataaataataaaataataataaaaataaagtaagaataattatctttgaaggaataaaatttttctttcgttctatagGTATCATACAATGTCTTCTCCACcaatattaacattatatacaaaacatcCTTGTCCACtttgtgatattttaaaaaatgaattgcAATTGCGCTTTTCTGGTCGTTATCAATTGCAAGAAGTTGATATTACTACGCCTGGAAATGAACGATACTTGGAActgtataaatatgaaatccC
The nucleotide sequence above comes from Bombus pyrosoma isolate SC7728 linkage group LG1, ASM1482585v1, whole genome shotgun sequence. Encoded proteins:
- the LOC122570199 gene encoding baculoviral IAP repeat-containing protein 7-A isoform X1, whose translation is MNVEESRLRTFTDWPVNATVDAARIAKAGFYYTGHALEVQCFLCGVKISDWNYGDQAIVRHRLAEPNCPFVQNPSSTCNVPLIPIPINNLGLASSSTETSQGNNIVECQSINLYQNKEPQKECRVMSQRLQSFTNWPISSIVSPEKLAKAGFYYLQHDDEVQCTYCGGILRKWKLGDDPERKHREYFPNCNFYVHQDKDGICTLKKLFLFLYRNYFISIFLSLDNLYLTNVKLMPGATSNLSDLGIQIHTTPKKPDCATYEGRLRTFNGWPENIKQTPEILASAGFYYDGFGDHVRCFHCDGGLRNWEATDDAWTEHARWFPKCEFVNLVRGQEFIKQCINNRPPLDQSIFEGVTEDESTDIAETPSTTVPSLEITEATLKKLLESPPAMEALEIGLHVGRIKRALKKRMEEIGTPYTNSDQLIEDVLCDQIMEELTREQTNSGVEQCNAVKKDEYRVCSIEDENSVISNDKSNTDKKANFKESTALEEENRKLKEARLCKICMDREIAIVFLPCGHLATCVYCASSLTYCLMCRQEIKATVRTFLS
- the LOC122570199 gene encoding baculoviral IAP repeat-containing protein 7-A isoform X2, whose amino-acid sequence is MNVEESRLRTFTDWPVNATVDAARIAKAGFYYTGHALEVQCFLCGVKISDWNYGDQAIVRHRLAEPNCPFVQNPSSTCNVPLIPIPINNLGLASSSTETSQGNNIVECQSINLYQNKEPQKECRVMSQRLQSFTNWPISSIVSPEKLAKAGFYYLQHDDEVQCTYCGGILRKWKLGDDPERKHREYFPNCNFYVHQDKDGICTLKKLFLFLYRNYFISIFLSLDNLYLTNVKLMPGATSNLSDLGIQIHTTPKKPDCATYEGRLRTFNGWPENIKQTPEILASAGFYYDGFGDHVRCFHCDGGLRNWEATDDAWTEHARWFPKCEFVNLVRGQEFIKQCINNRPPLDQSIFEGVTEDESTDIAETPSTTVPSLEITEATLKKLLESPPAMEALEIGLHVGRIKRALKKRMEEIGTPYTNSDQLIEDVLCDQIMEELTREQTNSGVEQCNAVKKDEYRVCSIEDENSVISNDKSNTDKKANFKESTLEEENRKLKEARLCKICMDREIAIVFLPCGHLATCVYCASSLTYCLMCRQEIKATVRTFLS
- the LOC122570199 gene encoding baculoviral IAP repeat-containing protein 7 isoform X4, with the translated sequence MNVEESRLRTFTDWPVNATVDAARIAKAGFYYTGHALEVQCFLCGVKISDWNYGDQAIVRHRLAEPNCPFVQNPSSTCNVPLIPIPINNLGLASSSTETSQGNNIVECQSINLYQNKEPQKECRVMSQRLQSFTNWPISSIVSPEKLAKAGFYYLQHDDEVQCTYCGGILRKWKLGDDPERKHREYFPNCNFYVHQDKDDLGIQIHTTPKKPDCATYEGRLRTFNGWPENIKQTPEILASAGFYYDGFGDHVRCFHCDGGLRNWEATDDAWTEHARWFPKCEFVNLVRGQEFIKQCINNRPPLDQSIFEGVTEDESTDIAETPSTTVPSLEITEATLKKLLESPPAMEALEIGLHVGRIKRALKKRMEEIGTPYTNSDQLIEDVLCDQIMEELTREQTNSGVEQCNAVKKDEYRVCSIEDENSVISNDKSNTDKKANFKESTALEEENRKLKEARLCKICMDREIAIVFLPCGHLATCVYCASSLTYCLMCRQEIKATVRTFLS
- the LOC122570199 gene encoding baculoviral IAP repeat-containing protein 7 isoform X3, which gives rise to MNVEESRLRTFTDWPVNATVDAARIAKAGFYYTGHALEVQCFLCGVKISDWNYGDQAIVRHRLAEPNCPFVQNPSSTCNVPLIPIPINNLGLASSSTETSQGNNIVECQSINLYQNKEPQKECRVMSQRLQSFTNWPISSIVSPEKLAKAGFYYLQHDDEVQCTYCGGILRKWKLGDDPERKHREYFPNCNFYVHQDKDDNLYLTNVKLMPGATSNLSDLGIQIHTTPKKPDCATYEGRLRTFNGWPENIKQTPEILASAGFYYDGFGDHVRCFHCDGGLRNWEATDDAWTEHARWFPKCEFVNLVRGQEFIKQCINNRPPLDQSIFEGVTEDESTDIAETPSTTVPSLEITEATLKKLLESPPAMEALEIGLHVGRIKRALKKRMEEIGTPYTNSDQLIEDVLCDQIMEELTREQTNSGVEQCNAVKKDEYRVCSIEDENSVISNDKSNTDKKANFKESTALEEENRKLKEARLCKICMDREIAIVFLPCGHLATCVYCASSLTYCLMCRQEIKATVRTFLS
- the LOC122570352 gene encoding death-associated inhibitor of apoptosis 1-like, coding for MIGIIKHLGNDTNLKSSGNAHLTPLVYVTPDICHDEADNIDYHFEAARLQSFENWPVTYIEPEKLAAAGFYYTGESDRVKCFECRVEICKWVEGDIPMVDHQRWSARCRFIRKLNCGNVPIGVDPGTVIPPRPRSRDVCGPYGLEYRPTSGPDDHNFSMELQLANTAKLGCLGLGRTKEPVHPEYASYDARLRTFVTWPKSMPQTKEQLADAGFFYTGKGDQTLCYHCGGGLKDWEPEDDPWEQHAKLFSKCCYLLIVQGQDYVNKITGQLISAPSKEETMQMNLPSFIKKVQSASVEVERKEETKSNPGSSSQNNDIWGIASNTEPIKRSLESEPAENPSNIKTQNTKPTDDARMCKICYNGELGVVFLPCGHIVACVKCAPGMMICAVCREPVTMTVRAFIT
- the LOC122570367 gene encoding uncharacterized protein LOC122570367 isoform X2; translated protein: MFIEGKYDIAFLRVSVYKNKFQGTESIGLRVVRNYKIARKVDHFASSKVKIAFITFENDVIKGRRGKSGKTQRKLVCKEDNFNQT
- the LOC122570367 gene encoding uncharacterized protein LOC122570367 isoform X1 produces the protein MQRSLSIPIFLQTSVHIPSIYMKTYPPVLYLYISNFLRTLVQCSSVRTSHKMDKSQYGVEVRNYKIARKVDHFASSKVKIAFITFENDVIKGRRGKSGKTQRKLVCKEDNFNQT